One window of the Pseudomonas lurida genome contains the following:
- a CDS encoding serine/threonine protein kinase, giving the protein MLRSLRCAALLGSLFLSASALAVDIDQASYGYPLTNPFEATIATTPPDLRPKLPSDDEINQSDYTLNMRPEREFSLPDNFWAVKKLTYRIAKQDRAAPLIFLIAGTGARFDSSINEYLKKLYYQAGYHVVQLSSPTSFDFISAASRFATPGITQEDAEDMYRVMQAVRAQNASLPVTDFYLTGYSLGALDAAFVSKLDETRRSFNFKKVLLLNPPVNLYTSITNLDKLVQTEVKGINNTTTFYELVLNKLTRYFQQKGYIDLNDALLYDFQNSKQHLTNEQMAMLIGTSFRFSAADIAFTSDLINRRGLIIPPKYPITESTSLTPFLKRALQCDFDCYLTEQVIPMWRARSDGGSLLQLVDQVSLYALKDYLHTNPKIAVMHNADDVILGPGDLGFLRKTFGDRLTVYPLGGHCGNLNYRVNADAMLEFFRG; this is encoded by the coding sequence ATGCTCCGTTCCTTGCGCTGTGCTGCCTTACTCGGCAGCCTTTTTTTGAGTGCGTCAGCACTGGCCGTCGACATCGACCAGGCCAGCTATGGCTACCCTTTGACCAACCCGTTCGAAGCGACCATCGCCACTACCCCGCCCGACCTTCGGCCCAAGTTGCCAAGCGACGACGAGATCAACCAGTCCGACTACACCCTGAACATGCGCCCCGAGCGTGAGTTCAGCCTGCCGGACAACTTCTGGGCGGTGAAGAAACTCACCTACCGTATCGCCAAGCAGGACCGCGCCGCGCCGCTGATCTTCCTGATCGCGGGCACTGGCGCACGGTTCGACAGCAGCATCAACGAATACCTGAAGAAACTGTATTACCAGGCCGGCTACCACGTGGTGCAGTTGTCATCGCCCACCAGCTTCGACTTCATCAGCGCCGCCTCGCGCTTCGCCACCCCGGGGATCACCCAGGAAGACGCCGAAGACATGTATCGCGTGATGCAGGCCGTGCGTGCGCAAAACGCTTCGCTGCCGGTAACCGACTTTTACCTCACCGGCTACAGCCTCGGCGCCCTGGATGCGGCATTTGTCAGCAAGCTCGACGAGACCCGCCGCAGCTTCAACTTCAAGAAAGTGCTGCTGCTGAACCCGCCGGTCAACCTCTACACATCGATCACCAACCTCGACAAGCTGGTACAGACCGAGGTCAAAGGCATCAACAACACCACCACCTTCTATGAGCTGGTGCTGAACAAGCTGACCCGTTACTTCCAGCAAAAGGGCTACATCGACCTGAATGACGCCCTGCTCTACGACTTCCAGAACTCCAAACAGCACCTGACCAACGAACAGATGGCCATGCTGATCGGCACCTCGTTCCGCTTCTCGGCGGCCGACATCGCCTTTACCTCGGACCTGATCAACCGCCGTGGCCTGATCATCCCGCCGAAATACCCGATCACCGAAAGCACCAGCCTCACGCCGTTCCTCAAGCGTGCACTGCAATGTGACTTCGACTGCTACCTCACTGAACAAGTGATCCCGATGTGGCGCGCCCGCTCCGACGGCGGCAGCCTGCTGCAACTGGTCGACCAGGTCAGCCTGTACGCCCTCAAGGACTACCTGCATACCAACCCGAAGATTGCCGTCATGCACAACGCCGACGACGTGATCCTCGGCCCTGGCGACCTCGGTTTCCTGCGTAAAACCTTCGGCGATCGCTTGACCGTCTACCCGCTGGGCGGCCACTGCGGCAACCTCAATTACCGCGTCAACG